A genomic segment from Desulfurispora thermophila DSM 16022 encodes:
- a CDS encoding 4Fe-4S binding protein — protein sequence MKLVFSAPDCIGCSLCMLACSGEKTGGFNPRLARIHIESEYDGTGLQIKAAVCEACLECVGVCPTNAIVEKEGRPFLQEELCTGCGSCIQACPTGVLRLMDDKPLLCDYCDGQPLCVAWCPHGALQLEVR from the coding sequence GTGAAACTGGTTTTTTCTGCCCCGGATTGTATTGGTTGTAGTTTGTGTATGCTGGCCTGTTCGGGAGAAAAGACCGGGGGTTTTAACCCCCGGCTGGCCAGGATACATATAGAATCTGAATATGATGGTACCGGCTTGCAAATAAAGGCAGCTGTTTGTGAGGCCTGTTTAGAATGTGTTGGGGTATGTCCTACAAATGCGATAGTGGAAAAAGAAGGTCGTCCTTTCTTGCAGGAAGAGCTATGCACCGGATGTGGTAGCTGTATCCAGGCCTGCCCCACCGGAGTGTTGCGTTTAATGGACGACAAACCGCTGTTGTGCGACTACTGTGATGGACAACCGCTTTGTGTAGCCTGGTGTCCGCACGGCGCTTTGCAGTTGGAGGTGCGGTAA
- a CDS encoding putrescine aminotransferase, whose product MTDKYAQVIQESQLYLDLIAKKELTQEEKDWVVKSTVEAFRDHVNPGFLEYRKSVSTDYTSVEWSDSGSTFTDVYGKEYIDCLGGFGIYNVGHRHPKVIEAVINQLQRQALHSQELLDPLRGFLAKLLAQITPGDLQYAFFVNSGTESVEGALKFARMYTGRRSFIATTRGFHGKSLGSLSATAKGVFRQPFLPLIPGFHHVPYGSADAIEMMLESCAFIGEDVAAVILEPIQGEGGVIVPPDDYLPRVRELCDKYGALLILDEVQTGMGRTGKMFCCEHYNVVPDILCLAKAFGGGVMPIGAFVSRREIWEKLIDNPILHSTTFGGNPVCCAAAIANINVLLSENLPQRAAEAGAYMIGKLKELAAKYPTVVMEVRGKGLMIGIEFVNNELGYAVAKGLFDNGVLVAGTYINSKSIRIEPPLTITREQQDQVIERLDKVLAVVSKMAG is encoded by the coding sequence ATGACTGATAAGTACGCGCAAGTTATCCAGGAGTCGCAGCTTTATCTCGATCTAATTGCCAAAAAAGAACTTACCCAGGAGGAAAAGGACTGGGTGGTCAAATCTACGGTGGAAGCTTTCCGCGATCACGTCAACCCGGGTTTTTTGGAATACCGCAAGTCTGTTTCTACCGATTATACTTCGGTGGAGTGGAGTGACAGCGGTTCCACCTTCACTGATGTTTATGGCAAGGAGTATATTGACTGCTTGGGTGGATTTGGTATTTATAACGTCGGCCACCGTCATCCCAAAGTTATTGAAGCAGTGATTAACCAGTTGCAGCGTCAGGCTCTGCACAGCCAGGAACTTTTGGATCCCCTGCGCGGTTTCCTGGCCAAACTGCTTGCTCAGATTACTCCGGGTGATCTGCAATATGCATTCTTTGTTAATAGTGGCACAGAGTCGGTGGAAGGGGCGCTCAAGTTTGCCCGTATGTATACGGGGCGACGCAGCTTTATTGCCACGACCCGCGGCTTTCATGGCAAGTCGTTGGGGAGCCTCAGCGCGACCGCGAAAGGGGTTTTCCGCCAGCCTTTCCTGCCGCTGATCCCGGGATTTCACCATGTGCCTTACGGTAGTGCTGACGCTATTGAAATGATGCTGGAAAGTTGTGCCTTCATTGGTGAAGATGTGGCAGCAGTGATACTTGAGCCCATTCAAGGCGAAGGTGGAGTCATTGTGCCGCCCGATGACTACTTGCCCCGGGTGCGCGAACTGTGTGACAAGTATGGTGCACTTCTGATTCTGGATGAAGTACAAACCGGCATGGGGCGAACCGGTAAAATGTTTTGCTGTGAGCATTACAATGTGGTGCCCGACATACTCTGTTTGGCCAAAGCCTTTGGTGGCGGCGTGATGCCCATCGGTGCATTTGTGTCCCGCCGGGAGATTTGGGAAAAACTAATTGACAACCCCATACTGCACAGTACTACCTTCGGTGGCAACCCGGTTTGCTGTGCAGCGGCCATTGCCAATATCAACGTATTGCTGTCCGAGAACCTGCCCCAGCGCGCGGCGGAAGCTGGTGCATACATGATTGGCAAATTAAAGGAATTAGCAGCAAAGTACCCGACTGTTGTCATGGAGGTGCGGGGCAAGGGGTTGATGATTGGCATTGAGTTTGTGAACAACGAACTGGGCTATGCTGTGGCCAAAGGTCTGTTTGATAATGGCGTGCTGGTGGCCGGTACTTACATCAACTCCAAGTCCATCCGCATCGAGCCGCCGCTCACCATCACCCGGGAGCAGCAGGATCAGGTTATAGAGCGCCTGGATAAAGTATTGGCAGTTGTGAGCAAAATGGCCGGTTAA